A single genomic interval of Picosynechococcus sp. PCC 7003 harbors:
- a CDS encoding response regulator produces the protein MIQDSYLKHRGDILIVDDVPENLQLLSEILVEKGHEVRQVINGKQALKAVAVDPPDLILLDIKMPILDGYGVCQRLKADPVTAKIPIIFISALNDVFDKVKAFSLGGVDYINKPFDMYEVLVRVENQLKILRNAQELEEKNKQLAQINQDLKSFNYMVSHDLRRPLTKLLGFCDFLLGDVNTFDADTLESLDIIANSAKEMNNIISDLMRLAEIKEKQLTLEMINLSEIATEIVQDLQGETPDRSIEVKIEPGVITIGDRPLLKMAFENLFENAWKYTSKVTNPQIKFYKIDSQIYCLEDNGVGFNAEHLEDIFLPFKRLHTRSEFEGTGVGLAIVRRIIEVHRGQIWAEPQVDQGAKFCFTLGFEMPPTNT, from the coding sequence ATGATTCAAGATTCTTATCTGAAGCACCGGGGCGATATATTAATTGTTGACGATGTTCCTGAAAATCTACAACTCCTTTCAGAAATTTTAGTTGAAAAGGGCCATGAAGTGCGACAAGTTATTAATGGCAAACAAGCCCTCAAAGCAGTTGCAGTCGATCCTCCCGATTTGATCCTATTGGATATTAAAATGCCTATCCTGGATGGTTATGGCGTTTGTCAACGGTTAAAGGCTGACCCAGTCACCGCAAAAATTCCAATCATTTTCATTAGCGCGTTAAATGATGTTTTCGACAAAGTAAAGGCCTTTTCCTTAGGAGGCGTTGACTATATTAATAAGCCCTTTGATATGTATGAAGTGCTTGTTCGCGTTGAAAATCAACTTAAGATTCTTCGTAATGCCCAGGAGCTTGAAGAAAAGAACAAACAGTTAGCTCAAATTAATCAAGATCTAAAATCCTTTAACTATATGGTTTCCCATGATTTGCGGCGCCCATTAACGAAATTATTAGGGTTTTGTGACTTTCTTTTAGGTGATGTTAATACGTTTGATGCAGACACCTTAGAGTCTTTAGATATTATTGCGAATTCCGCGAAGGAGATGAATAATATTATTTCTGACCTGATGCGCCTTGCAGAAATTAAAGAAAAGCAATTGACCCTTGAGATGATTAATTTAAGTGAAATTGCCACAGAAATTGTTCAGGATCTCCAAGGCGAAACACCCGATCGATCGATAGAAGTTAAAATCGAGCCAGGTGTGATCACGATAGGCGATCGCCCGCTGCTCAAGATGGCTTTTGAGAACCTATTTGAAAATGCCTGGAAATACACCAGTAAAGTCACAAATCCCCAAATAAAATTTTATAAAATTGATTCCCAAATCTATTGTCTCGAAGATAATGGTGTTGGTTTTAACGCAGAGCACTTAGAAGATATTTTTTTGCCATTTAAGCGACTGCACACCCGATCTGAATTTGAAGGAACGGGAGTTGGTTTAGCAATCGTTAGGCGCATTATTGAAGTACACCGGGGACAAATCTGGGCCGAACCACAAGTTGATCAAGGTGCTAAGTTTTGTTTTACTTTAGGTTTTGAAATGCCCCCAACAAATACGTAA
- a CDS encoding Mo-dependent nitrogenase C-terminal domain-containing protein, with translation MSSASTTVYSDRQITAWLRGLLTIAWADGHFDSEEQELIVQLTQDELAPHSSLGDLEPITGQELAADLGEEPNIRENFLRTAVMMAIADGVYSLVEADQIKAFGQALGVNLSALHNLEKTLYDPETVTTETPQPEVHLDALKPIRNWLDGMDIDDPRVARFICKMVPPQCPFERDIKLFGKKIVHIPPMCKLNPLYEQLVGLRFRSLSYLADDCDEDISEFI, from the coding sequence ATGAGTTCTGCGAGCACAACTGTCTACAGCGATCGCCAAATCACGGCTTGGTTACGGGGACTGCTGACCATTGCCTGGGCCGATGGTCATTTTGATAGCGAGGAGCAAGAGCTCATTGTCCAGCTGACTCAGGATGAGCTTGCGCCCCATAGCAGCTTAGGGGACTTAGAGCCAATTACGGGTCAAGAGTTGGCGGCGGATCTTGGAGAAGAGCCGAATATCCGCGAAAACTTTCTCCGGACAGCGGTCATGATGGCGATCGCCGATGGTGTTTATTCCCTTGTCGAAGCCGACCAGATCAAAGCCTTTGGGCAAGCCCTTGGGGTCAATCTCAGTGCCCTCCACAACCTCGAAAAGACCCTCTACGACCCGGAAACTGTCACCACCGAAACCCCCCAACCTGAAGTCCACCTTGACGCTCTCAAACCGATCCGTAACTGGCTCGATGGCATGGACATTGACGATCCCCGTGTCGCCCGCTTCATCTGCAAAATGGTGCCGCCCCAATGCCCCTTTGAGCGCGACATCAAGCTATTTGGCAAGAAAATTGTCCATATTCCGCCGATGTGCAAACTGAACCCTCTCTATGAACAATTGGTCGGCCTCCGTTTCCGCTCCCTGTCTTACTTGGCCGATGACTGTGACGAAGATATTTCCGAATTTATTTAA
- a CDS encoding RluA family pseudouridine synthase: protein MSSPLFPYQPQFEPDVVTAWYEGICPATKQLCRLPRTQNAEAIAQGLMAELRENPDFSWEGKMYGVLLAETATGQRVFLKAFSGLLKGQKVLPGWVPPMDGGDRLILEEQEILAQLRQIRREIQRLETLPERKKYQTLQQQWQAKIEQFNAERRQKKQARRQKREVSQANLTGSELAQVLTALEEESRQESNHKRDLKQARDQEIDPLAAIIHQADQDLQSLRQRRQTLSRTLQKRMHQVYRLKNFNGESKAIADLFPTGLPTGTGDCCAPKLLNYAAKHQLKPIAMAEFWWGKNSTDKQAGEFYLACEERCQPILGFLLSGLGGKSFQDILTTPEIPLKIIYEDQSLIAIHKPAGLPSIPGRSSQTYDSAFSRLRRDYQNIFLVHRLDQDTSGILLFAKNATAQQDLQTQFRRRQIHKEYEALLEEKIQLSAGMITLPLWADPGDRPRQKVDAQRGKPSETHFHKLDSHRLKLKPITGRTHQLRVHCAHPDGLNNPILGDRLYGNHAAPRLHLQATALTFVHPTTKNSHTIRSAAEF, encoded by the coding sequence ATGTCTTCGCCCCTGTTCCCTTATCAACCGCAATTTGAGCCTGATGTTGTCACCGCTTGGTATGAGGGAATTTGTCCAGCGACGAAACAACTTTGCCGCCTACCCCGCACCCAAAATGCCGAGGCGATCGCCCAAGGGTTAATGGCAGAGCTTCGGGAAAATCCGGATTTCAGTTGGGAAGGGAAAATGTATGGGGTATTGCTAGCAGAAACGGCCACCGGGCAACGGGTATTTCTCAAGGCATTTTCGGGACTGCTCAAAGGCCAAAAAGTTCTCCCCGGTTGGGTGCCGCCGATGGATGGAGGCGATCGCCTGATTTTAGAAGAACAAGAAATCCTCGCCCAGTTACGCCAGATCCGTCGGGAAATACAGCGCCTCGAAACCTTACCAGAACGGAAAAAATATCAAACTCTCCAGCAACAATGGCAAGCAAAAATTGAGCAGTTCAACGCAGAACGCCGCCAAAAAAAACAAGCTCGCCGTCAAAAACGAGAGGTTTCCCAAGCTAATTTAACTGGGTCTGAATTAGCGCAAGTGCTCACCGCTTTAGAGGAAGAAAGTCGCCAGGAAAGTAACCACAAGCGCGACCTCAAACAAGCAAGGGATCAAGAAATTGACCCCCTCGCCGCGATCATTCACCAGGCTGATCAAGATTTACAGAGCCTCCGCCAACGCCGCCAAACCCTGTCTCGCACCCTCCAAAAACGGATGCACCAAGTCTATCGTCTCAAAAATTTCAACGGGGAATCAAAGGCGATCGCCGATCTCTTTCCCACTGGCCTACCCACCGGCACCGGCGATTGTTGCGCCCCCAAACTTCTCAATTACGCCGCGAAACACCAGCTTAAACCGATCGCGATGGCAGAATTTTGGTGGGGAAAAAACAGTACCGACAAACAAGCGGGAGAATTCTATCTCGCCTGCGAAGAACGCTGCCAGCCGATCCTCGGCTTTTTGTTATCTGGCTTGGGGGGAAAGTCTTTTCAAGATATTTTGACGACCCCGGAAATTCCCCTAAAAATTATCTACGAAGACCAAAGTTTAATCGCCATCCATAAACCTGCTGGCCTCCCGTCGATTCCAGGGCGCAGTAGCCAGACCTATGACAGCGCTTTTTCCCGGTTACGCCGCGATTATCAGAATATTTTTCTCGTCCATCGCCTCGATCAAGACACTTCCGGGATTCTTTTGTTTGCGAAAAATGCCACTGCCCAACAGGATCTCCAAACCCAGTTTCGCCGCCGCCAGATCCACAAAGAATATGAAGCCTTACTAGAGGAAAAAATTCAGCTTTCGGCAGGAATGATTACTCTCCCTCTCTGGGCTGACCCTGGCGATCGCCCCCGACAAAAAGTAGATGCCCAACGGGGTAAACCCAGCGAAACCCATTTCCACAAATTAGACTCCCATCGCCTCAAACTCAAGCCGATTACAGGCCGCACCCACCAGCTGCGGGTACATTGCGCCCACCCCGACGGGTTAAATAATCCGATCCTAGGCGATCGCCTCTATGGCAACCATGCCGCCCCCCGTCTCCATCTCCAGGCCACGGCCTTAACTTTTGTTCATCCCACCACTAAAAATTCACACACAATTCGTAGCGCTGCAGAATTTTAA
- a CDS encoding glycerophosphodiester phosphodiesterase: MQSRFFQPSARPLIFGHRGVVTDHQENTMAGFQKAIALGLDGIELDTFLTKDGKLVVFHDLYTKRLTGVTGKITEMTWPEIQTLHIKDSLKIGKQTYTYPQREKIPLLEDVLGELRGKLLINIEMKAPRLNLQQRKTGIAVAQLIEKMELQQEVFVTSFSIWALMWLKFTHHPIETGILYSPLVTKNLLVRKFTESRILEKILDASLVSLNVNLFKKQTIQRLHQHQLAVGAWTIFSPPHKNPKKFAQELAQIDRLTAQNIDYFITDHPRKLQQHLQTRSGVMVEPQV; this comes from the coding sequence ATGCAATCGAGATTTTTTCAGCCGTCCGCACGTCCCCTAATCTTCGGCCATCGGGGGGTTGTGACCGATCACCAAGAAAATACCATGGCGGGTTTCCAAAAGGCGATCGCCTTGGGTTTAGACGGCATTGAACTCGATACTTTCCTCACAAAAGATGGCAAATTAGTGGTTTTCCATGACCTTTATACCAAGCGGCTGACAGGGGTCACGGGGAAAATTACGGAAATGACCTGGCCAGAAATCCAAACCCTACACATTAAAGATTCCCTCAAAATCGGCAAACAAACCTATACCTATCCCCAACGCGAAAAAATTCCCCTCCTTGAAGATGTCCTGGGTGAACTGCGGGGCAAATTGTTGATCAACATCGAGATGAAAGCGCCCCGCCTCAACCTCCAACAACGGAAAACAGGTATTGCCGTTGCCCAACTGATCGAAAAAATGGAGCTGCAACAGGAGGTATTTGTCACATCCTTTAGTATTTGGGCTTTGATGTGGCTTAAATTCACCCATCACCCCATTGAAACAGGCATTCTCTACTCGCCTTTAGTAACTAAAAATCTACTTGTTCGCAAATTTACCGAAAGTCGCATTTTAGAAAAAATTCTCGATGCCAGCTTAGTCAGTCTCAATGTTAATCTGTTTAAAAAACAAACCATTCAGCGACTCCATCAACACCAATTGGCCGTTGGTGCTTGGACAATTTTTTCGCCGCCCCACAAAAACCCGAAAAAGTTCGCCCAAGAATTAGCCCAAATTGATCGCCTCACTGCACAAAATATCGACTATTTCATTACTGATCATCCCCGCAAGCTCCAACAGCACCTCCAAACTCGCTCTGGTGTCATGGTGGAGCCTCAGGTTTAG
- a CDS encoding Uma2 family endonuclease: protein MDMTLPLVELNLENCNFSDEQFFQLCQQNKNFRFERNAQGDLAIMSPTGGETSNRNIDLSYQLQAWNRRTKLGMAFDSSGGFILPNGAMRSPDAAWIPLARWEALAPEVKTRFLPLCPDFVVELLSPTDSLPRTQAKLQEFIDNGSRLGWLINRQTRQVEVYRIGQPMEILEQPDFLDGETVLPNFQLDLSTIW from the coding sequence ATGGACATGACCCTTCCTTTAGTTGAGTTGAACCTCGAAAATTGCAATTTCAGCGATGAACAATTCTTTCAACTCTGTCAACAAAATAAAAATTTTCGTTTCGAGCGGAATGCCCAAGGAGATTTAGCGATTATGTCCCCCACCGGCGGCGAAACCAGCAACCGCAATATTGATTTGTCCTATCAACTGCAGGCTTGGAACCGTCGCACAAAACTAGGTATGGCCTTTGATTCTTCCGGAGGGTTTATCTTGCCCAATGGTGCGATGCGATCGCCCGATGCTGCCTGGATTCCCCTCGCCCGTTGGGAAGCCCTCGCCCCAGAAGTAAAAACAAGATTTCTACCCCTCTGTCCAGATTTTGTTGTCGAGCTATTGTCACCCACGGATTCCCTGCCCCGCACCCAAGCGAAATTACAGGAATTTATCGACAATGGGTCACGGCTGGGCTGGCTGATTAATCGTCAAACTCGGCAAGTTGAAGTGTATCGCATTGGCCAACCCATGGAGATTTTAGAGCAACCGGATTTTCTCGATGGTGAAACTGTATTGCCGAATTTTCAGTTAGATTTGAGTACCATTTGGTAA
- the stpA gene encoding glucosylglycerol 3-phosphatase: protein MTVLPLHDQHYSLDHEAFLSTLSDTENLLIIQDLDGVCMGLVKDPLTRKIDPDYIRATRKFKDHFFVLTNGEHEGRRGVNRIVERAFRNIEAKDETSYLPGLAAGGVQWQTDHGQISHPGVSQAELDFLGTVPDLIGQCLGQFFTKYADIFPADLQPELIHASVLDNLVSPTANLNVLAEYLGDRLEIYQDLQHTMKTLMNDLLTKASQQGLDNGFFVHYAPNLGRDNAGKEIVRFATAKDSGTTDFQFMVRGAVKEAGVLVLLNYYYAQRTGNYPLGETFNARQAPQNHEELLQLVQDKFDPQFMPLIVGVGDTVTSHTEGDQVRRGGSDRLFLQLVQDIGKWANSGNLVVYIDSSQGELKNRIPLKLGTINGQTQVLEGITDPADPLKINVAFPGGFEQYTALFQQAAANRTEK from the coding sequence ATGACTGTTTTACCGCTCCATGACCAACATTACTCCCTTGATCATGAAGCCTTTCTTTCAACGCTCAGCGATACGGAAAATTTACTGATTATTCAGGATCTTGATGGCGTTTGTATGGGGTTAGTCAAAGACCCCCTAACCCGCAAAATTGACCCTGACTATATCCGCGCCACGCGCAAGTTTAAGGATCATTTTTTCGTCCTTACCAACGGTGAACATGAAGGCCGCAGAGGCGTAAACCGCATTGTAGAACGAGCATTTCGGAATATTGAGGCCAAAGATGAAACGAGCTATTTACCTGGTTTAGCGGCAGGGGGCGTGCAGTGGCAGACGGATCATGGCCAAATTTCCCATCCCGGTGTTAGCCAAGCAGAACTGGATTTCCTTGGGACGGTGCCGGATTTGATTGGTCAATGTTTAGGGCAATTTTTTACTAAATATGCTGATATTTTTCCCGCTGATCTGCAACCTGAGCTGATCCATGCTTCGGTTTTAGATAATCTCGTTTCGCCGACCGCAAATTTAAATGTCCTCGCAGAATATTTGGGCGATCGCCTAGAGATTTACCAAGATCTCCAGCACACCATGAAAACCCTAATGAATGATTTGCTCACCAAAGCCAGTCAACAGGGTTTAGACAATGGCTTTTTTGTACACTATGCGCCCAATTTAGGGAGAGATAATGCCGGTAAAGAAATTGTCCGCTTTGCCACGGCCAAAGATTCGGGCACCACAGATTTTCAGTTTATGGTGCGCGGCGCTGTCAAAGAAGCGGGTGTTTTAGTGCTGCTGAATTATTACTATGCCCAACGCACAGGAAACTATCCCCTCGGTGAAACCTTTAACGCCCGCCAAGCACCCCAAAACCACGAGGAATTGTTGCAACTTGTGCAAGATAAATTTGATCCGCAATTCATGCCGTTAATTGTTGGCGTCGGCGATACAGTCACGAGTCATACCGAAGGCGATCAAGTCCGACGGGGCGGGAGCGATCGCCTGTTTCTACAACTTGTGCAAGATATTGGTAAATGGGCCAACAGTGGCAATCTTGTTGTTTATATTGACAGCTCCCAGGGGGAATTAAAAAACCGGATTCCCTTAAAACTAGGGACAATCAATGGTCAAACCCAAGTCCTTGAAGGCATCACCGATCCGGCCGATCCGTTAAAAATTAACGTCGCTTTTCCGGGCGGTTTTGAACAATACACCGCCCTCTTTCAGCAAGCCGCCGCAAACCGAACCGAAAAATAG
- a CDS encoding ABC transporter ATP-binding protein, with translation MTSAAVSLDKVTKIFSKVPVVNELSFEIQAGEMYGLLGPNGAGKSTTIRMLITLTEPTGGKIYIAGEDVMQNRAHAKRNIGVVLQQMSVDVDLTVWENLEFHGRLHHIPNPRRQRLIRQSLEYVELSDRRDAMVKTLSGGMKRRVQIARALLHEPKILFLDEPTVGLDPQTRRRLWEIIRDLNKNGMTILLTTHYMEEAATLCDRIGIMEAGRLIDEGTFEELQAKHGKGLVVKQKGDRWEYKFFPTLQEAEHYLDSLPDKTSMMVRESNLEDIFVELTGRQLD, from the coding sequence ATGACATCTGCGGCGGTTTCCCTCGATAAAGTCACCAAGATTTTTAGCAAAGTCCCGGTGGTCAATGAACTTTCCTTTGAGATTCAAGCCGGGGAAATGTATGGTCTGTTGGGGCCGAATGGCGCAGGGAAATCGACCACGATCCGGATGCTGATCACCCTTACTGAACCTACCGGGGGCAAAATCTACATCGCCGGGGAAGACGTCATGCAAAATCGCGCCCATGCCAAACGCAACATTGGCGTGGTGCTGCAACAGATGAGCGTTGATGTTGATCTCACGGTTTGGGAAAATCTGGAGTTCCATGGTCGTCTACACCATATTCCTAACCCCCGCCGGCAACGCTTAATTCGTCAGTCCCTAGAGTATGTGGAACTGAGCGATCGCCGCGATGCGATGGTCAAAACCCTTTCAGGGGGCATGAAACGTCGCGTCCAAATTGCCCGGGCTTTGTTGCATGAGCCGAAAATTTTGTTTCTGGATGAACCCACCGTTGGCCTCGATCCCCAAACCCGTCGCCGCCTCTGGGAAATTATTCGCGACCTCAACAAAAATGGGATGACGATTCTCCTCACCACCCACTACATGGAGGAAGCCGCTACCCTTTGCGATCGCATTGGCATTATGGAAGCAGGTCGCCTGATCGACGAAGGCACTTTTGAAGAACTGCAAGCAAAACACGGTAAGGGTTTAGTGGTTAAACAAAAAGGTGATCGCTGGGAATACAAATTTTTCCCGACTCTCCAGGAAGCAGAACATTACCTCGACAGCTTGCCAGATAAGACCAGCATGATGGTGCGGGAATCAAACCTCGAAGATATTTTCGTGGAACTCACCGGGCGGCAGTTGGACTAA
- the gghA gene encoding glucosylglycerol hydrolase: MNISPPIQLVEAPTQALLTWAEAIATGTPDPFQRGQQLSQKLGATYGSDGLTQVGFWIPEVGDRPVYLEVFTPMEAIDFRLADQVISFRREVLELPRQGEFAWGVVAGLKAGTRTQAGSFYWLRSGEQIIRDVFAHSLPYGVFAPAELYDMAQLERERADRDYFHQETWVTPPRNILQIHVGTASPTGTLAGLTRIYSDLARKLANGHPLSAAEKNYVGFDAIELLPIEPTVEFRPADNETCHAFWQIRAIANQEVQVHLKKPDTQNWGYDDLILGAAATSPALLSTLRPAEVVEFVATLHTAFARPIQIIFDLVYGHIHHQALGLINGQFFRGANMYGHDTNQQNPMVRAVLLELQRRKINLGADGIRVDGGQDFQVSNAVSGKLEYDDDFLLKMAAVPQTVGTATRELYTIYEDGRPWPNVGWEDMATHLDLIYLKPDCFQWSPLIFEHNTPTLQGFWQREWRDVCKIMAHGDRWVTGCANHDTVRKGNHINTAAIRINEYLGNSLPEILQNAYDNPATQLWIHGFSPGIPMDFLNALMHTPWGFFRNTDDQYAVKIMAEEIGFLYWQITPEIYRQSWAFRRFKAMGFYDLLLTRRFFKAVEQAIEKIGYDLPRLTVVLQAELDGQFDFLRPITITNLKEIAIAFMEDGHEACRVSHYCGAVPDERASFNLRLRQYRQAQPWLRHHLDFSGGDRLHHWSDHQRTIFYGMRQNPDTQQRLVLVAHMAGAPKTVEIGKWLALDLNRWQVAIATPTLKINTIHDLAEIHLHNGEGFLLSEIPP; the protein is encoded by the coding sequence GTGAATATTTCACCCCCCATTCAACTTGTCGAAGCCCCCACCCAAGCTTTATTGACCTGGGCTGAGGCGATCGCCACGGGCACCCCAGATCCGTTTCAACGGGGGCAACAACTGAGTCAGAAATTGGGCGCAACCTACGGCAGCGACGGCCTGACCCAAGTGGGATTCTGGATCCCGGAGGTGGGCGATCGCCCGGTTTACCTCGAAGTGTTTACCCCCATGGAGGCGATCGATTTTCGCCTTGCTGATCAAGTCATTTCGTTCCGTCGGGAGGTGCTAGAGCTACCGCGCCAAGGGGAATTTGCCTGGGGTGTTGTGGCGGGCCTAAAAGCCGGAACCCGTACCCAAGCGGGATCGTTTTACTGGTTGCGCAGTGGTGAGCAGATTATTCGCGATGTCTTTGCCCACTCCCTGCCCTACGGTGTGTTTGCGCCCGCCGAGCTTTACGACATGGCCCAACTGGAACGAGAGAGGGCTGACCGAGACTATTTTCACCAGGAAACTTGGGTAACACCGCCCCGCAATATTTTACAAATCCATGTTGGTACCGCTTCCCCAACGGGCACCCTCGCTGGACTCACTCGCATTTACAGTGACCTCGCCCGGAAATTAGCCAATGGCCATCCCCTCAGCGCCGCCGAAAAAAACTATGTGGGCTTTGATGCAATTGAACTGTTACCCATTGAACCCACGGTGGAATTTCGGCCCGCAGATAATGAAACGTGCCATGCTTTTTGGCAAATTCGGGCGATCGCCAACCAAGAAGTGCAAGTTCACCTGAAAAAACCAGACACCCAAAATTGGGGCTACGACGATTTAATTTTAGGGGCAGCGGCCACCAGTCCTGCCCTCCTCAGTACCCTCAGACCCGCCGAAGTTGTGGAGTTTGTTGCCACGCTCCACACCGCCTTTGCCCGCCCGATCCAGATTATTTTTGATCTGGTCTATGGCCACATCCACCACCAAGCCCTGGGGCTAATTAACGGGCAATTTTTCCGGGGAGCGAATATGTATGGCCATGATACAAATCAGCAAAACCCCATGGTGCGGGCTGTCCTATTAGAGTTACAGCGGCGGAAAATTAATCTGGGCGCCGACGGCATCCGGGTTGATGGGGGTCAAGATTTTCAGGTTTCTAACGCAGTTTCGGGCAAATTAGAGTATGACGACGATTTTCTGTTAAAAATGGCCGCAGTGCCCCAAACCGTTGGCACGGCCACCCGCGAGTTGTACACCATTTATGAAGATGGTCGTCCCTGGCCCAATGTCGGTTGGGAAGATATGGCCACCCATTTAGATTTAATTTACCTCAAGCCCGATTGTTTCCAGTGGAGTCCGTTGATCTTTGAGCACAATACGCCCACTTTGCAGGGATTTTGGCAACGGGAATGGCGGGATGTGTGCAAAATTATGGCCCATGGCGATCGCTGGGTGACTGGTTGTGCCAACCATGACACGGTACGTAAGGGCAATCACATTAATACCGCCGCAATTCGCATTAATGAATATTTAGGGAATTCTTTGCCAGAAATTTTGCAAAATGCCTACGATAACCCGGCAACCCAATTGTGGATCCACGGCTTTAGTCCAGGGATTCCGATGGATTTTTTAAACGCATTAATGCATACCCCCTGGGGCTTTTTTCGCAATACAGATGATCAGTATGCCGTCAAAATCATGGCGGAAGAAATTGGCTTTCTCTATTGGCAAATCACACCGGAAATTTATCGGCAATCTTGGGCATTTCGACGGTTTAAAGCCATGGGGTTTTATGACCTCCTGTTAACGCGACGGTTCTTTAAAGCAGTGGAGCAAGCTATTGAAAAAATTGGCTATGATCTGCCAAGGCTTACTGTTGTTCTCCAGGCCGAATTAGATGGGCAATTTGATTTTTTAAGACCCATTACAATCACAAACCTGAAGGAAATAGCGATCGCCTTTATGGAGGACGGCCACGAAGCCTGTCGGGTCTCCCATTATTGTGGGGCTGTGCCAGATGAGCGGGCGAGCTTTAATTTGCGCTTGCGGCAATATCGCCAGGCCCAACCTTGGCTGCGGCATCATCTCGATTTTTCAGGGGGCGATCGCCTGCATCATTGGTCCGATCACCAACGCACCATTTTCTATGGGATGCGGCAAAATCCAGACACCCAACAACGGCTTGTTTTAGTGGCGCACATGGCCGGGGCACCGAAAACCGTCGAGATCGGCAAATGGCTTGCCCTCGATTTAAACCGCTGGCAGGTGGCGATCGCCACCCCGACTCTAAAGATCAACACAATTCATGATCTAGCCGAAATTCACCTGCACAATGGCGAAGGTTTTCTCCTATCTGAAATCCCTCCATAG
- the glpK gene encoding glycerol kinase GlpK, with protein sequence MAHQKYILALDLGTTGNRALLFNHKGDIVAQAYKELTQYYPQPGWVEHDAAEIWNDTKAVMQQVVNNSSIAAQDIAAIGLTVQRETCVLWDKTTGKPLHKAIVWQDRRTAPLCQTLSAAGKAAEIYDKTGLVLDAYFSATKLNWLLSWAKENSAVNPNNVLAGTIDTWALWNLTGGKVHATDHSNASRTMLLNLNHKDWDPDLLDLFDIPRQIMPTVQSSLGEFGKTDPSLLGAAIPITAIFGDQQAALYAHGCDRPGLLKCTYGTGAFLVAHTGDEIKRSKHQLLTTIACTQTHNDGANLDVGYALEGSMFTAGACIQWLRDGLQIIETAAETDDLAQGVDDNGGAYFVPALSGLGAPHWDMSARGAFLGLTRGVKKEHMVRAVLEAIAYQAKEVVEAINQDSGTPIQELKVDGGACNNDFLMQFQADVLGIPVERPAVLDATAQGAAFAAGLAVGFWDDYQTLVQNRKIDYVFKPSANASQAQAHFKIWQKAVERAKNWA encoded by the coding sequence ATGGCCCATCAAAAATACATCCTTGCCCTAGACCTTGGCACTACCGGCAATCGTGCCCTTTTGTTTAATCACAAAGGTGATATCGTTGCCCAAGCCTACAAAGAATTAACCCAATATTATCCCCAACCGGGTTGGGTCGAACATGATGCGGCGGAAATTTGGAACGACACCAAAGCTGTGATGCAACAGGTGGTGAACAATAGCAGTATTGCTGCCCAAGACATCGCGGCAATCGGCCTCACAGTACAGCGAGAAACCTGCGTCCTCTGGGATAAAACCACCGGTAAACCCCTCCATAAAGCGATTGTTTGGCAGGATCGGCGGACGGCCCCCCTCTGTCAAACCCTCAGTGCCGCAGGAAAAGCGGCAGAAATTTACGACAAAACAGGCTTGGTGCTGGATGCTTATTTCTCGGCAACGAAACTGAATTGGTTATTAAGTTGGGCCAAGGAAAATAGCGCCGTTAACCCCAATAATGTCCTTGCTGGAACCATTGATACCTGGGCCTTGTGGAATCTCACAGGGGGTAAAGTCCACGCCACAGACCACAGCAACGCCAGCCGGACAATGTTACTGAATCTCAATCACAAAGACTGGGATCCGGATTTGTTGGATTTATTCGACATTCCCCGCCAGATAATGCCAACGGTGCAGTCGAGCCTGGGGGAATTTGGTAAAACTGATCCTAGTTTATTAGGGGCCGCAATTCCAATCACTGCCATCTTTGGGGATCAACAGGCGGCCCTCTATGCCCATGGATGCGATCGCCCTGGTTTGTTGAAATGCACCTATGGCACAGGGGCGTTTTTGGTGGCCCATACGGGCGACGAAATTAAACGCTCCAAACATCAACTCTTAACGACCATCGCCTGCACCCAAACCCATAATGATGGCGCAAATCTTGATGTTGGTTATGCCCTCGAAGGGAGTATGTTTACGGCTGGTGCTTGTATTCAATGGTTGCGCGATGGTCTGCAAATTATTGAAACGGCGGCCGAAACTGATGACCTCGCCCAAGGGGTAGATGATAACGGTGGTGCTTACTTTGTTCCTGCCCTGAGTGGCTTGGGGGCGCCCCACTGGGACATGAGTGCGAGGGGCGCATTTCTTGGTTTAACAAGAGGCGTCAAAAAAGAACACATGGTGCGAGCTGTCCTAGAGGCGATCGCCTACCAAGCCAAAGAAGTGGTCGAAGCGATTAACCAAGATTCTGGCACCCCGATCCAAGAATTAAAAGTCGATGGTGGCGCGTGCAATAACGATTTTCTGATGCAATTCCAGGCCGATGTATTGGGTATTCCTGTGGAACGTCCCGCTGTCCTCGATGCCACGGCCCAAGGGGCTGCCTTTGCTGCCGGGTTAGCCGTCGGTTTTTGGGATGACTACCAAACCCTGGTGCAAAACCGCAAGATTGATTACGTCTTTAAACCCAGTGCCAACGCCTCCCAAGCTCAAGCCCATTTTAAAATCTGGCAAAAAGCCGTAGAGCGAGCAAAAAATTGGGCCTAA